One Triticum dicoccoides isolate Atlit2015 ecotype Zavitan chromosome 5B, WEW_v2.0, whole genome shotgun sequence genomic window carries:
- the LOC119305651 gene encoding protein HVA22-like, whose protein sequence is MAKSTWALICHLHAIAGPSLTLIYPLYASICAMESTSKLDDGQWLAYWIIYSFIALFEMAAEQVLYWIPLWYEVKLLFVAWLVLPQFRGASFIYEKFVREQIRKHGVMLHEHHGHDAGHGSHVLKAEHGVH, encoded by the exons ATGGCGAAGAGTACATGGGCGCTCATCTGCCACCTCCACGCCATTGCAGG GCCGAGCCTGACCCTGATATACCCGCT GTACGCGTCGATCTGCGCTATGGAGAGCACGTCCAAGCTGGACGACGgccagtggctggcctactggataaTCTACTCCTTCATCGCCCTCTTCGAAATGGCAGCCGAGCAAGTCCTCTATTG GATACCGCTGTGGTACGAGGTGAAGCTGCTATTCGTGGCGTGGCTGGTGCTGCCGCAGTTCAGGGGCGCCTCCTTCATCTACGAGAAGTTCGTCAGGGAGCAGATCAGGAAGCACGGGGTGATGCTGCACGAGCACCATGGCCACGATGCCGGCCACGGCTCGCACGTCCTGAAG GCTGAGCACGGCGTGCACTGA
- the LOC119309902 gene encoding 1-aminocyclopropane-1-carboxylate oxidase 1-like has protein sequence MASTLSFPIIDMGLLRGEERPAAMNLLHDACENWGFFQVLDHGISTELMDKVEKMTKEHYKRVREQRFLEFASKTLEGGGRAAENLDWESTFFVRHLPEANIAEIPDLDDDYRRVMKQFAAELERLAERLLDLLCENLGLEKGYLTRAFRGSKGVPTFGTKVSSYPPCPRPDLVKGLRAHTDAGGIILLFQDDRVGGLQLLKDGEWVDVPPTRHSIVVNLGDQLEVITNGRYKSVLHRVVAQTDGNRMSIASFYNPGSDAVIFPAPALAEAAGGAYPRFVFEDYMKLYVRHKFEDKEPRFEAFKSMESQSSNLIATA, from the exons ATGGCATCGACATTGTCATTCCCGATCATCGACATGGGTCTGCTCCGCGGGGAGGAGCGGCCCGCGGCGATGAATCTTCTGCACGATGCATGCGAGAACTGGGGCTTCTTCCAG GTCCTGGACCACGGCATCTCGACGGAGCTGATGGACAAGGTGGAGAAGATGACCAAGGAGCACTACAAGAGGGTGCGCGAGCAGAGGTTCCTCGAGTTCGCCAGCAAGACGCTGGAgggcggcggcagggcggcggaGAACCTGGACTGGGAGAGCACCTTCTTCGTGCGCCACCTCCCGGAGGCCAACATCGCCGAGATACCCGACCTCGACGACGACTACAGGCGGGTGATGAAGCAGTTCGCGGCGGAGCTGGAGAGGCTGGCGGAGCGGCTGCTGGACCTGCTCTGCGAGAACCTCGGCCTGGAGAAGGGGTATCTCACGCGGGCGTTCCGGGGCTCCAAGGGCGTCCCCACCTTCGGCACCAAGGTCAGCAGCTACCCGCCGTGCCCGCGCCCGGACCTCGTCAAGGGCCTCCGCGCGCACACCGACGCCGGCGGCATCATCCTGCTCTTCCAGGACGACCGCGTCGGCGGGCTCCAGCTGCTCAAGGACGGCGAGTGGGTGGACGTGCCGCCCACGCGCCACTCCATCGTCGTCAACCTGGGCGACCAGCTGGAGGTGATCACCAACGGCAGGTACAAGAGCGTGCTCCACCGCGTGGTCGCGCAGACCGACGGCAACCGTATGTCCATCGCATCCTTCTACAACCCTGGCAGCGACGCCGTCATCTTCCCGGCGCCGGCGCTGGCGGAGGCGGCTGGCGGGGCGTACCCCAGGTTCGTGTTCGAGGACTACATGAAGCTGTACGTGCGCCACAAGTTCGAGGACAAGGAACCCAGGTTCGAGGCCTTCAAGTCCATGGAGAGCCAGAGCTCCAACCTCATCGCTACTGCATAG